ATGAAATGTATAATGAATTATGGGGATTGCTCTATGCAATCGTCAGCTTTTCCCTGCTACTTGTCAGTCTAAGAATTTTCGGGAAGTCTGGTATTCTTGTGTGGATTGCGTTTGCAACAATACTAGCTAATATCCAAGTCCTGAAAACAGTTGAATTATTTGGCCTAACAGCTACATTAGGGAATGTACTTTACGGATCAAGTTTTCTGGCTACGGACATTTTAAATGAAAGATATGGGGAAAAAGAGGCGAAAAAAGCAGTATGGTTAGGGTTTTTTTCATTGGGAATGATGATAATAACGATGCAATTTGGACTTCGCTTTATTCCACACAGCGAAGATTTTGCGCAAGGATCCTTAGAAACTATCTTTGGGCTTGTTCCCAGAATTGCTTTAGGAAGTTTAATTGCTTATATAATCAGCCAATATTTTGATGTATGGGTTTATTCAAAAATA
This Bacillaceae bacterium S4-13-56 DNA region includes the following protein-coding sequences:
- a CDS encoding queuosine precursor transporter, which encodes MYNELWGLLYAIVSFSLLLVSLRIFGKSGILVWIAFATILANIQVLKTVELFGLTATLGNVLYGSSFLATDILNERYGEKEAKKAVWLGFFSLGMMIITMQFGLRFIPHSEDFAQGSLETIFGLVPRIALGSLIAYIISQYFDVWVYSKIKAMIPSDRLLWVRNNVSTMISQLLDTTIFCTIAFLGTYPMETWIQIFITTYVLKFLVAALDTPFLYIAKKIKLPE